The following are encoded together in the Candidatus Desulfatibia profunda genome:
- the lsrF gene encoding 3-hydroxy-5-phosphonooxypentane-2,4-dione thiolase — protein sequence MADMDELKESKKYYLDIPQKTEGFFLKGSNSLDWGIKNRLARIFNPESGRTVMLAIDHGYFQGPTTGLERIDLNILPLAPFADSLMLTRGILRSIVPPSTGKSVVLRVSGGTSILKELSNEQIAVDIEDSIRLNVCAMAVQVFIGGEYEKESIINMTRMVDLGTRYGIPTLAVTAVGKDMVRDARYFRLATRICAELGAHFIKSYFIEKDFETVCASCPVPIVMAGGKKIPEIDALTMAYNAVQQGAGGVDMGRNIFQSEAPIAMIQAVRTIVHNNEKPDKAFDLYNTLKNEMS from the coding sequence ATGGCGGATATGGACGAGTTGAAAGAGTCGAAAAAATATTATCTGGACATCCCGCAGAAGACCGAAGGGTTTTTTCTCAAAGGCTCAAATTCCCTGGACTGGGGCATAAAAAACAGGCTTGCGCGGATCTTTAACCCTGAATCCGGCCGCACGGTGATGCTGGCCATTGACCACGGCTATTTTCAGGGGCCCACGACCGGTCTGGAACGAATCGATCTCAACATTCTTCCCCTGGCACCTTTTGCCGATTCCCTGATGCTGACCCGCGGCATCTTGAGAAGCATTGTTCCGCCCTCCACAGGAAAGTCGGTCGTTCTGAGGGTCTCCGGCGGAACCAGTATTCTCAAGGAACTTTCCAATGAACAGATCGCCGTCGACATCGAAGATTCGATCCGTCTGAATGTTTGCGCCATGGCGGTTCAGGTGTTTATCGGCGGTGAGTACGAAAAGGAATCGATCATCAACATGACACGGATGGTGGACCTGGGAACTCGTTACGGCATTCCCACCCTGGCGGTGACCGCCGTCGGCAAGGATATGGTCCGCGATGCGCGGTATTTCCGGCTGGCCACGCGGATCTGTGCCGAACTCGGGGCCCATTTTATCAAATCCTACTTTATCGAAAAGGATTTCGAGACCGTTTGCGCCTCCTGTCCGGTCCCGATCGTCATGGCCGGCGGCAAGAAAATTCCTGAAATAGATGCCCTTACCATGGCGTACAATGCGGTTCAGCAAGGAGCCGGCGGCGTGGACATGGGACGCAATATCTTCCAGTCCGAAGCGCCGATTGCCATGATCCAGGCCGTACGGACCATTGTCCACAATAACGAGAAACCGGACAAGGCCTTCGATCTGTATAACACCTTAAAGAACGAGATGTCCTAA
- a CDS encoding bifunctional aldolase/short-chain dehydrogenase, with protein sequence MKSLWNDSEAGAFEKDPLQLRVYSSRLLGREPGLVLHGGGNTSVKTDVKTIFGDIEKILFVKGSGRDLATIQADGFAPVRLITLTRMATLAQLSDTDLVRLQRSAMIDPEAPDPSIEAVLHANIPYTYVDHTHADAVVTITNNRKGRALIQKIYQDRVLIVPYIKPGFKLAKKILEITRDIDWKKIEGIILLHHGVFTFADDARTSYERMIRLVTMAEDYLRQQGALNNVAKAKAAEDLLALARIRRCVSRVKGSAVIARLDHSPEACGFAGLARAKALAARGPITSDHLIRIRPFPVVVGKNVEQALSAYAQSYQDYFDKNTDGRRTCLDLAPRWGIWPRYGTIAFGQNIEETMVVSDIVRHTVRAIQHGEALGGWKFLSKKQMFEMEYWELQQAKLRNDRITPQLQGKIALITGAASGIGLACAKKLHAEGAVVIGLDLNPEISRMFDQEDRVGVTCDVTDDRAVKAAVEMTVRRFGGLDILIPNAGIFPATQKIEDLDAKTWNRSMEINLSSNQRLLKRCIPYLRQGIDATVVFISSKNVPAPGPGAAAYSVAKAGQTQLARIAALELGCDGIRVNVVHPNAVYDTALWTPEVLESRACHYGCTVQEYKTKNCLKTEVSSQDVAALVCAMVGPAFAKTTGAQVPIDGGNDRVI encoded by the coding sequence ATGAAAAGCTTGTGGAACGACAGTGAGGCCGGGGCCTTTGAGAAAGATCCCTTGCAATTGCGCGTGTATAGCTCGCGCCTGCTGGGCCGGGAACCCGGCTTGGTGCTGCACGGCGGCGGTAATACCTCTGTGAAAACCGATGTCAAGACCATCTTTGGGGATATTGAAAAAATTCTTTTTGTCAAAGGCAGCGGCCGGGACCTGGCAACCATTCAGGCCGACGGGTTTGCGCCCGTCAGGTTGATAACATTGACGCGGATGGCAACACTGGCGCAACTGTCCGATACGGATCTGGTTCGACTGCAACGTTCGGCGATGATCGATCCCGAAGCGCCCGATCCTTCCATTGAAGCCGTCCTGCACGCCAATATCCCTTACACCTACGTCGATCACACCCATGCCGATGCGGTTGTTACGATCACGAATAATCGAAAAGGACGGGCGCTGATTCAAAAAATCTATCAGGATCGGGTGTTGATTGTGCCGTATATCAAGCCGGGCTTTAAACTGGCAAAAAAGATTCTCGAGATCACCCGCGATATTGATTGGAAAAAAATCGAGGGCATCATCCTTTTGCACCATGGCGTTTTTACCTTTGCAGACGATGCTCGCACCAGTTACGAACGCATGATACGCCTTGTCACGATGGCGGAAGATTATCTTCGGCAGCAAGGCGCTCTGAACAATGTCGCCAAGGCCAAAGCCGCGGAAGACCTGCTTGCCCTTGCACGGATTCGGCGCTGTGTTTCCCGGGTAAAGGGCAGCGCCGTGATCGCCAGGCTGGATCATAGCCCCGAAGCCTGTGGCTTTGCCGGTCTTGCCAGGGCCAAGGCGCTTGCCGCCCGCGGACCGATAACGTCCGATCACCTGATACGCATCAGGCCGTTTCCGGTTGTTGTGGGCAAGAATGTGGAACAGGCGCTCAGCGCTTATGCCCAATCCTATCAGGACTATTTCGACAAAAATACAGACGGACGCCGGACATGCCTCGATTTGGCCCCCCGGTGGGGAATCTGGCCCCGCTACGGAACCATCGCTTTCGGGCAGAATATCGAGGAAACGATGGTTGTTTCAGATATTGTCAGGCATACCGTTCGTGCGATCCAGCATGGTGAAGCCCTGGGAGGATGGAAATTCTTATCAAAAAAACAGATGTTCGAGATGGAATACTGGGAGTTGCAGCAGGCCAAGCTGCGCAACGACAGAATTACACCGCAATTACAGGGCAAGATTGCCCTGATTACCGGAGCGGCCAGCGGGATCGGCCTGGCCTGTGCCAAAAAGCTGCATGCAGAAGGCGCCGTGGTTATTGGGCTGGATCTTAACCCTGAAATCAGCCGGATGTTCGATCAGGAAGATCGCGTGGGCGTTACCTGCGACGTCACCGACGACAGGGCCGTCAAAGCAGCCGTCGAGATGACCGTTCGCCGTTTCGGCGGCCTGGATATCTTGATACCCAACGCCGGTATCTTTCCTGCTACCCAGAAAATTGAAGATTTGGATGCAAAGACCTGGAACCGCAGCATGGAAATCAATTTGAGCAGCAATCAACGGCTGTTAAAGCGATGTATTCCCTATCTTCGGCAGGGTATCGATGCAACCGTGGTGTTTATCTCTTCCAAAAACGTACCTGCTCCCGGGCCGGGTGCCGCTGCTTATTCGGTCGCCAAGGCCGGCCAAACCCAACTGGCCAGAATCGCCGCGCTGGAGCTTGGATGTGACGGCATCCGTGTCAATGTCGTGCACCCCAATGCCGTTTATGACACGGCCCTTTGGACGCCGGAAGTCCTGGAAAGCCGCGCCTGCCATTACGGGTGTACGGTCCAGGAGTATAAAACCAAAAACTGTTTGAAAACCGAAGTGTCGTCCCAGGACGTCGCCGCGCTGGTTTGCGCCATGGTCGGTCCGGCGTTTGCCAAGACCACCGGTGCACAGGTTCCTATCGATGGGGGCAATGATCGCGTCATCTGA
- the mobB gene encoding molybdopterin-guanine dinucleotide biosynthesis protein B: protein MPPIISIVGKSGSGKTTLIEKLIPELKSRGYRIGTVKHAFHKLDMDKKGKDSWRHKAAGADTVIVVSHDTIAMVKDRPLGSLDDLERYIDDLDLVITEGFKQKNKPKIEICRAARNTEPLCRDNSDLVALVTDIKTNLNVPAFGLEDIKGLADLIEKKFLFDPITVVSNTPRSCCVPTAIDQPSGSPF from the coding sequence ATGCCACCAATTATTTCCATTGTCGGCAAATCCGGATCAGGCAAGACCACGCTGATCGAAAAACTGATCCCCGAGCTCAAAAGCCGAGGGTACCGGATCGGCACCGTAAAGCATGCCTTTCATAAACTTGATATGGACAAAAAAGGCAAAGACAGTTGGCGGCATAAAGCCGCCGGCGCCGATACGGTTATCGTTGTTTCCCATGACACGATTGCCATGGTCAAGGACCGACCCTTAGGTTCACTCGATGACCTGGAAAGATACATTGACGACCTGGATCTTGTTATCACCGAAGGTTTTAAGCAAAAAAACAAACCCAAAATAGAAATCTGCCGTGCGGCCAGGAACACGGAACCGCTTTGCCGGGACAACAGCGACCTGGTCGCCCTTGTTACGGATATTAAGACAAATCTGAACGTCCCTGCCTTTGGTTTGGAGGATATAAAAGGGCTGGCCGATCTGATCGAAAAAAAATTTCTATTCGATCCCATTACAGTAGTATCTAATACCCCGAGGTCTTGCTGTGTTCCGACGGCGATTGATCAACCTTCTGGATCGCCTTTTTGA